The Megalops cyprinoides isolate fMegCyp1 chromosome 19, fMegCyp1.pri, whole genome shotgun sequence genome has a window encoding:
- the limd2 gene encoding LIM domain-containing protein 2: protein MDNRTTPEDKPVQRSKSFSFKTQKELCSSCAKTVYPMERLVADKFIFHTTCFCCKHCNAKLSLGSYAALQGEFYCKPHFQQLFKSKGNYDEGFGRRQHKELWANKDPEKIAKST from the exons ATG GACAACAGAACCACCCCTGAAGATAAACCTGTGCAGCGCTCCAAG tCCTTCAGCTTTAAGACCCAGAAGGAGCTGTGTTCATCCTGTGCAAAGACAGTCTATCCCATGGAAAGGCTGGTGGCGGACAAGTTTATCTTCCATACAACCTGCTTCTGCTGTAAGCACTGTAATGCCAAACTCAG TCTTGGCTCCTACGCGGCCCTGCAGGGTGAGTTCTACTGCAAGCCACACTTCCAGCAGCTGTTCAAGAGCAAAGGAAACTACGACGAGGGCTTTGGCCGCCGGCAGCACAAGGAACTCTGGGCCAACAAGGACCCCGAGAAAATCGCCAAGAGCACTTAG